The genomic window TGAAGAGAATAACGCGGTAGACTGGAAGTGGAAACTAGTACAAGTAGACTCCGAGGAATTACTCTCAGTTAAAGTAGAAGATACGCAGAGAAGTACGTGGCGAAAGAAAAGCTCCATTTCACGATAAAAGTTTCATGCGACAAACTCTGGTTGCAGGTTACGGAGCAGCTTAAAATTCGGGGATTTCTGCGAGCGTCGGTACGGAGTCTACAGTTTTTGGTAAACAAAGGAATTCCTCACATTTCGCGGCACTGAGAAAGTGCTTCGAGGTCAAGCTAAAAATGCGGTTGTTTATCTtgcggaaatttttaagaGCTTACAAATTTCGCGGATACATTCACTCATAAAGCTACATTATGTCCGGAAGAGTTATTCTTGTTCTATGTATTTGGTTCGACAACTATGTCGGAATTTTAGTTAGATCTTCTAAATTGATATTTCCTTGTCCTCAATTTGGTGATACGTACCTGAAATCGTTCGGCGTAGTAGACCAGGCTGGCAAACAGTACGATGCCTAGCAGCAGAAAAAAGACCAAGAGGACGAGTTCTCTGGCGGACGCCTTGAAGGTGTGAATCAGAATGCGAAGACCTGGGGAGTGCCGAGTGAGCTTGAACAGTCTAAGAACTCGTACGACTGAGAAGGCTTCCAAAAATTGAACTTGATCGATCATAAACTCCGTGTAGAAGCTCAGGGTTGCTGCGAGGTCGATAAGGTTCACCGGCGACATAGCAAACTGTTTCAAGCTTGGACTGACCTGAGAAATAAAGATAAGAATTAACGCCGCTTGTCCGCTGTGATTGTTCCAGTACGGACGAACGATCATGTGACATGATTTGAGAAAAGAGTGCGACTCTGATCTTCGATTAGTTTTCGTAAAATGACGCGGAAAAAGAAACATCTGGTCATTTGTAAGGAGATGGCGGTTATACGAACCAGACAACGAAGCACTAGCTCGACCGTGAACCAGCCGTTGCAGGCCAATTCCAGGTAGAAGAAAGCCCAATGGGGTTCTGTCGGGTCACGGTGGTTGTCGGTTCTTGTCGTGTCACGTGATACTCTCATGTTTTCGTGTGTTTTCAAGCAAAACGTGATGATGGAAAGGCAGATGAACAGAATCGACGCACAGGCGATCCCCTTGGCTAGCGGCGAGGAATAGGGCTCGTCGAAGATGGCCCAGATACGAGGACGGAGGCATTGCCACTTGGTTAGTCGCCCGGAGTAGTAAGCTTCCTCGTACCCGAAGAGGCGCGCTACTTCCTCTTCGCTTGGACGGTCCGTGTCGATGTCCAGCTTGTCCAGGATGGCCAGGGTCGCCTGCGTGTCTCTATGGATGCTGTATGTGCTCCAGCAGCACGGTTCTACCTGTGCGACGATCGGTATCGACCCAACAACACGAGATATTACTGTTCTATTAACTTGAACAAGGTGGAATTTGATTGTAAGTAAATCACGACTAGTGGTACAATGATACAACACTGTTTTTGGTGCTATGATAATTGTTGCACTATCATAATATTTATAGTAAAGAAACATACCATATGACTGGAAATGGTTACCCTTAACAACGCTAAATCAAGTAACCGTCCACTGATTGATAATTACGGATGCCAGCCCCTCGTTAGCTCAAAGGAGTAATCTTACAAGTACCGAAATATTATTAACTCGGTATTATTTCCGCATGAAGTAATTGGCGAAAATTACAGAGTATGGTCGAAAGATATTTGAGTCACAATTATCGACCACATATTGTGGTGTAACAGGAGACTTGAGATATAAGTGAACGCCATTATTTTAATGGATGGACAATTTACGGACGAGAAGAAAGAGAGTGGAATGAAAAGCCGGAAAGTCAATTACGTAAGCATTATGAACAAACGTACTAAGCAGACAATTGCGCgcatattttcaatatgaaGACACTGAATCGGCAGCTCTATAGCTAGGGTTATGGAAGTGGCTAGGGATTCCACTTGTTTTCATATTCAAGGCTATTATGATCGATCTATTTCTGGATTGACGAAGACCATTTCAAGACGATCCAAAGCTGCAGAACCTGCGGGGCCTATTCGCGGTTCGAATGACGTATGACGACGCGACAATGAGTAACGGGGTTTTTTTTTGGCGAACTGAAGTTCAGTCAGTTGTGGAAAAAGTAGCAGCAACTTTCCTTTTCCCGTTCGTACAGCCAAGGGTAAAGCAGTCGCGGGGTAATTTGCGTAACAAAACAGGATTCTACACGACTCGAGGAAAAGTTTCTACCAACCATCGCCATTACCTATTATGCAACTTTGATACTGGATTAAATAGTACTAGATCAGATTAAATGGGCTTACTCGTATTTGAGGATTACCTATATTTAACTCAGAACGAAAAGTTATCTGTATCCAGTTAAAGTGCCCCACTACTGCGAAGCGGACAGTTATATGCCAAGGCAACTGGTTTTGAAGGTTCTGCGTTTTGCGTGGCTGAGGTGaaagatgaagagaaaaaggCGCGGGCCGCGGTAGCATTAACGACTATTACACGATCGTTTAGCGCTTACGGGGCAAAACGGACATGAAACGAAGACCCGTCGAAGGTTGTTAAGCTGTTCACGCTGTTTGACATTAATCAGGCATCTCTCGCAGTCGCCAGCAGCCTCCAGCGTGCAAGTAATCAGAGACTGTGCCTGCACCCTGTGCAACATGCTCGCGGATGAGGTTGGATTCATGCAGTGGTTATATACTGCACCGGAATTTATGTCAGTTTAAAATACATCTGCGTCGATACAACAACTTTTTATGACGGCATTAAAAGCTGAACCAAGGTTTTTAATGATCCCCACGCTATTGTACGGCCAAAGTTAGCTAGCTTCAATGTAAATgtaaaacgaatgaaaaaagaagacaacgttataacaatattttgtACACCGTGTATATAGCTCGACGATCATcttatttcaataataaaaaacctGCTTCTGTTCTTCGCACGCAATAGTGCGGTCGTTTTATTACACCCTGAATTTACACTATCGTGATATACAAAAAGTCACCGTAAACAAACGTTCGTTGCCTCGAGAATTAGACGAACAAAAATGTAACGCTACTATGCATTAACCGTAGATAACCCTGATCGTTTATTGgcgaattcaattttcttactTCTCCATCATTTTCTCCGATTACTCGAATTAAAGTAGATCTGATAAACGTTGGAGGATTTAACGCTGCGTGGTATAAATTGAGCCGATTAACGAAGACGAACCTGGTTAGAGTCGAGGCCCCAGAATTCTAATTCCTCCTCGAAAAGGGGACCGCATACGTCGGTAGGATAGTGCAGCTTCCCTGTACGATAGTAGTTCAGGACCTGAGCAAAGACGCCTGGGTGTCGGTCGAAGAAGTATTCGTTGAGGATGGGGTCGTAGTTTGCCAGAGCTTCCGTTAGCCGCGACAGCCGGGTCGCCGGGATTTTCTTCAAGGTAGTTTTATAAGTTTCATGACGAATCCCTCCGACGTTGAGCACGACGCGATTCACCGCATCCATTGCGTCAAGTGTTTTCACCAAGCATTCAACGAACAGTCaacgtatttaaaaaaattgctcaCAATTCCGACACACCGATAAAACGCGGTGGcacatttttattcgttatgTTTTACGGTTGGTTAAAAAGTCTGTATTGCCcgggacaatttttttgttttacttcgTAATTAGTTGACGGGTAGCGTTCATGTCCAGCTGACAATGTACGATTATATCTTGACCGTTGTAAAATCTCTGCAGACTTGTCggatggaaaataattttcaagtaaaaagggaataatatttaataaatttattccgtGTTGAACGAGTGAAGAAACGCGATCACGATTCTCGCCCAATACGATCCTATATGGTGATAATATATCAGCTTCGCGAATCCAgtagaaatttgaagtaactttttttattactctCGGGGGAAAGTTAGTCGCGATGGGTTGAAAGCATGAATAGGATTAGGTGtcggcgtttttttttcttctcttctctcttcgtCTTCTACTTGAAGTTTCGCAAAACAAGAAGTCGGCTATAAAGTTACGCAATCTCTATGTATGTACAAAGTTCAGGTTCAAGTTTCCGTTCGAGTATTATTATATCTATGCTGCTAAAAGGGCACCTCTGAGGCAACGAATGATTATATCTTTGCTGCAGTGTAAGAAGCGGATATATCTATCGAACAAGCGGTGCTAGAAAATTGATTTAGATTTATCTCTATCCCTTCCCATTTTACTCCAATTCAACCGTAGTCGTCGGTGCTGCGAGCGACCCGTCAGCTCCGTTCTAAATCACCGCCGAGACACCGACTGTCAAAACCCGACTGAAGATCACTAAAGTGCGGTTATTTTACCGTCTTGCGAACGCATGCTGGATGGGCTGCGTTTGAAAACCGCACTAAACGGTGGCAGATCCGCAAGAGCGTCGATCCCCATCCTCCCCCGCCCCCGGCTTCGCCCTCGCCGCCTTTCAGTTCTATAAATTCGACCATGTTTATTTGGCCAGCTAAAGCAGATGGTGGGCATGCCACTGGTTTACGATTAATAagttttttcctcctcttgCTCGGTCTGCGCATCTCTCGCTTTCTCGTTCGGCAAGTGTCCTTATCGCGTCTCTCGGCATTCCAATCGCGATATCTCTACGTCATCCCCGGAGCCGATTTCCCGTGTTTCCGGCCTAAGACGAGAATTCGCTAAACTTTCCACGGTGGAAATCAGGCGTGCAAATGTTGCTGCAGCGATTCAATCAAATCTGCACTCTATTTAACCCAAGGTGGAATAACGCCGTTATCACTTGACGAATTAGTGCTCGCGCTCCAGCAGCCGCTTGCCATTGCGCGAATCAATATtgcgaaattttcaacttcttcAGAGCTCATCACGCTCAGGCTTGCAGAGTTTTCTCAGGATCTCCGCATGTTATAATGCTGCGTGGGACGCGCACGTTCGTTGAAACAGTGCtgaacaaatatttataaaatgtaCCTGAATTGAATAGATCTGACAACGTGGTTCGCCATCTGCAGAAACAATGGCACAGAATACTTGTTCGTCAACTCGAGGTGGGCGTTGGAGCTTCTACAGGGGTAGATAAACGTGTAAAGTTGACGAATGAATCCGGAGAATGGACGAAATGTTTCTCGCCTATGCGGAAGCCGTGCTCAGAATGTACCTACCTAGGTTGCAGAGTGACTTTAAAAGGGTTTCCCTATTCTGGGCGGTGGTTGTAGCACTTTTGGAATAGTCCGAAGACTTTTTTCCCAAGATAGAAAGATTTCCAATGCAAGAAACGTCCTGAAAGTAGGTCGGCTGTGGTTTTATAATTCACTATGCAGtaaagcttgaaaaaaaattcgttatacaatttttatagatCCATTGGAATGGAAAATTTGGTACAGCAATAATATTTAGACGATAGGTCAACACTGGGCATATCGCATTTGTTAGATTCACTCGGGTAAACAATTTTAATACCgttataactttttttctttcctcgaaTTTCATCTTTCTTCCATTTGCCTCTTCTATTTATAAAGCCTCGTGGGCATACCGTGTCCTTTGCACGAGTCATCGCTCCGTTACGATTTCGAAGAAGCTAGAACTTACCTAGGACCGAAGGACGTCATTTGTGAAGGAAAATTTTACTCACAATCCTTCTAGGACGCGGGTGAGCCAACGAGTTTTTCTCTGTTTGTTTCTCTTCCTTACTTTTTTCGTGCTAACGAGAAGAAGTGTTGCGGGTGATTACAACTTGAACGGCACAGTTTCTCTGAACCATAAATTccgcaaaaaaaaacctgGTGTTTATTTTAAgttttgtaataataaatgcaTTAACGATTCAAACGAAAATATTGGTATCAAAATTATGAACTGAATAACGATAAAGAGAACGGAGAATTAACAGCCTAGCCCTTAAAGTAAGGATATAAAACgcgtataaaattaaattggaATGAAGGGGCTATAATAGCAAATTTagcaaattttatttaaatttatcttATATCTATAAGAACGGTTTGAACGTAGTAAACGATTCCGATCGGTATGACATATGAATGGGTGCTAAagttttggtgaaaaaaaaaaagaaaagaaaaaactggtatgaatttttacaacaattcACGTATAGATATAATTTGGAAACTTTATTGATTTTCATCGGAGAATATTAATAATGTACATGCCGGCGAAATGAGAAGGTCGGCTGCGGGGTGGATAGTCCGCAATCTCGTTGATCACTCGGTAAACACGAGAGAGGGCGGATAAATAACAATCTATAGGGGGAAAGGAGCGAGATTGGGAAATATTAGTGACGAGCAGGTACATGCGGCTGGTACATCGGGCCGCATTTATGGGAGATAAATAGCGATATCTGTTGGGTACGGGCGATTAGGCTGTATATCCATCCTTAGGTACCCACGCTCGGTGCGGGTAGAGCGGCGTACGTACCCTCTAATCCTCCCCGGTGTAAGAATCTACTTTGCCGGCGTCGTCGGAAGGGCCGTGAATCGGGCCGAGTTATCGGGAGCGGCGACGACGGCTGCAGGGAAGAGGGGTTTCCATGACGACGCCGTCGGCCGTCGGCCGTCGACACTGGACCAGAGACGCAAGCGCCGCGACGCGGCTCGACGGTGGCGCTTCGGAGTGCCTCCGGAGAGGCAGACACTGCGGTGAGGACGCCGCCCGTCGTGCCTCACCTCCTGGTGCAGTTGTCTCGCGTCGTGTCGCGTGCAGTCCGTCTCGTTGTCCCGGGAAAGGAGTGCAGCTCGCGAGTGCCGACGATGACGGGCATAGCACCGGGTTCGGACAGGTAGTGATCGCCTGTCGACGGACGGCCGTCGCGTCGAGCCGACGACGCGAGGATCCTCGAGCCATCGGCTTCACGTACACACACACTCGATCGATATCGCCCCACGGGCGAGGCAGCCACGCGGTATGTCGGGGACCCCGAGGCCTGGGCCCTTAGGGACGCGGGGTCACCCTGGGCCCGTCACGCGGCACCAGGAAATCGCCATGAACCCCCGCGCTCTCGCGGTTTCCGGCAACGCCACCGCCCTGCCGccgccgacgacgacgaccacgatgacgacgacgacgacgctcCTGCCGCCGTCTTCCACTCTCCCGAGGCCGAGTCCCGCCGGCACCCTTCATCCCCAGGTCAGGCACACCGCCGCCCCCTCCGCCACCCCCTACTTTAATTACGGTCAATTACCCGAGGCGCTCCTCGACCCCGCAGATCCGTCTCTCTTTACGTCTCGCGCCTTTCCATCTCGGCGATTTGCCCACCAAAGTTTAAGGCCCCGTGTCCTCGCACCCTCTCAAAGAGTGGGCGAGAAAATATCTACCTACACGGGGCGAAAGGGGTGCAGCTTAATAAGACCCGACGCCTTAAGTTACTGCCTGGTTAATCTGACTCTGAGCACTTCGCACACGTACTAActttaataattaaattcaagaTGTATGATGTAGCTGCTCTCCGATTTAATTATCGCGCGTCTGCGGGAGCTTGCGGTTCTTAGGAAAATTAATATcgtgtatttctttttctttgttttttcaccaCAAAATTAAATGCACCGGGTATACGCAGATATATACTTATTTCACGAAAACCACGATTTACTTGACGTACCTCGAATAACAAAGCCCACGGGCGCTTTTGTCTCTGGATTCAGCCATTTACCTGCAACTCAGCTTCTGATCTCCGTCTATCATGCGGTTGACAGAATCGCCGCGGGCATTCACTGATTACTTTAATCCGCAGACGCGGCGTGCATGTCCGATACCTACCGCGCCATTCACCCTAGAGGTTTAATGCCTTTACGTGAGATCGCTGCATCACCGCTCTGCAATGGGTATTATGCGCAAGTTTCAAACCGATTATACGCCGGCCCGTGGAGTCTATGTGCCTGCAGGCTTCTTTAATTACCATATGTTCAAATACAATCACCCCTTGAATGCAGAGGAGCGCGATATGCGTGACAATAGAACCAATGTAGCTTCGATTAATAGAACTCTCGCCAATTATTACCCGTGGTTCACATTTGTCCTCTTAAATAGCTTCAGCTTCAATTTGCAGATAGATAAGCGCGTCGTAATGGGAAATAATTGACATCAATTTCTTCTAGTCAAACGGAGTTAACTACTTACTTAATACCACggtagttgaaaaaatttcagcaacATTGTCAAGGAAAACCATTTGGCCACATTATTTCTTTGAAGCTTTACATTCGTCTCCgatctattatttttttctccactttCGCTGAAGgaatttgtgtattttttcaatggtGAATTTTGTCAAGGATCGGACGGGTAACTAAGGGCGACTTTCACGAGATCCAATTCTGTTTTGAAATCGAAGCTCTTGGAAATCTGATACAAATATTCTCCGATAACACTATCGAATCATTTACAGGAAGACCAAATTTACCCACGCACAGTGAAATACCAtgaatttcttatttctttttggtAAATATGGTAAATCTTTTCTATAAAGAATGTTAATTCTAATATAATATTGCACTGTGGGCTAATCAGTACGTTATTTGGAAATGCTTTCAATTTGCGGTGTAATTCGTCGACTCAAAGAAAGTACGAAGGGTTGGAAAGAGGAAAATCTTACTTGGGGTGAGACGAACGACAGATTAGGATTGAGAGACTGCGAGAAAAACTATGCTGACTATTCACGCAACATATTTCATTCAGTACCCCTTGACACCACAGCTTTTATCTCAGCTGCCTGAAATCATAAAAACCAAGGTTCGGAGATCTGCCTTATCCTCGATTAGGCTTTAAACGACCAGCAAGCCGGCGCAATAAGACGGCGTCGTTAAAAGATTAATTTCAGCCAAACAAGTCGTTTGCGAGAATAGTCAAGACACTTGCCTCGTAAATGTAACATCCACCCTCCCCGTCAACaaatgaatgaagaaaaatagtaatttGAATCGCGACGGTGGGCCTGTAGGTGGACGTCTCGACGCAGGCCGACCTCCACGGCGTCGGAGGGCTGCACGGGGATTGGGGAGAGCGTCGGGCGACGCCGCTTTATTCACGTGAGGACATCAAGGAGCAGTACTGCATAACGAATCGGCAGTTGGACGCCGTCGAGAGGTCCGGGGGCGGGATATTCGGGTGCCTCTCTTCGCGGGGCCCGTCGCCTTGCGCCTCGGCGAGGACGTCCCTTCTATCGGCTTGCGTCCGGGGGGCTCCGAGCGAGGAGAACCTCTTCGACGCGCCGTACCCGAGGACGTTTTACCATCAGCCCCATCCGGGGCAGGCGAGGGGCCAGCAGGGCAGGTACGATACGGACGAGGAGGACTACCCGGACAATTCCTACTTCCGCCGACGACCGACTTCCTTTTGCACGACTCCTGACCCTAAAAGGTAAGCGACGAAGCGTTTCCCGAGGAGTTTAAACCTCCCTTAGCGTCGTCACGCTGTGGCAGGCCTCCGGTGTCCCATGGTTAAAACGAGGTGTTGCAACGACTCCCGACGCCCTCGCGAAATACGGTCGTTTAGGAGGCCCCTGCGCAAGAGTTAACGTTCGTTGAGTCGCTACCAAATGGCGACTGAAACGGTCATTATACTCTGCGGACTCGACGCGTCTCGATTTCGTAAACAACCCGCATTTTCCCGAGAGTCCCCTTTCTATTCATcgatcgaaaaattgtttccaacTACGGAGACGCGACGCTTGCTAACCGGACGAATTTATCATTCCTGATGGCATGCGGCTACGCTCTCCCTCAATGGAATGCTCCAGTTTttgctgaaaattatttctcaattcGGCGGACACTGCAGCCACTCATAGCACATTTGCATGAACCTCACGCCGCGCTGTGAACGGGCAATAAATCATAGCCAGTATCGTACCTACAGATCATTCAGACTGCAACAGCAGCGCAGCTCAAAAAGCACCGCCGTGTATCGGCAGAGTGGGTACAGCCTGCAATTACAGCGAAAGTTGGCACTCACTCAACGTTCGTATTTATGCCCAGATTCTCGCAGCCGCAATAAATTTATCGAGTGCTCTGCATTTTCACCCTGCATCCCTTTAACGCCAGTTTTATACACCAACTTGTAGCTCTATTTGGCAACTCGAACGTAAATCGCTGGCTGTCGCGCATGCCGATCACATCCCTGCCCAGTGTTCGTTTCTAATTTGTCTTACAATGAATGGCGGTAAAGGTCCACGGTTGACCTTGATATGAAATTTCGTCCAAAGTGAGGCCTCGATATCTTTGCGTCTTGGTGTGAGATCGAGGTCATGTAGCGGTTTCGGAAACGGACCTCATCGCGAGTTTGGCCGTGATGCTAGAGAAGAGAATGTCCCGGTTATAACGCGGTCTCGCCGAATCACATTCGTATGCAGGTTTATACCCACGCTCGATTCTTTACACACGAGCAGGCGCCACGTCGATGTGTATTATAGGCAGCATTAGCATCTGTGGGATTGAAGAGCCGCTTCTGTTGGGTATGTGCTTTGGAATCAAGCAAAGATGTTTACTTCCACGGAGCTTTTATTCCCTGAGTCTAAAGAGGAATTGGGTAAAAGCTGAGTGAGGTTGCTGGGTATTTTCTCGGCAAGCAACGTACGCGGGTTAACCGTATACCTAAGCTACGTCTACTCTTAACTAGAATTTAACGCTAGCACCAACCACGTCCCAGTGCTCCCTTAGCTTCCAATAAACTTAACCAAGACTTATTGCTCCGAGTGATTGGAGTATCGGATGAGGGCGAAGCGTCGGGAGGTCAGGACGGGTCGTAACTCCATCTCTACATCCGAAAGATGCTGTAATGCCACACTGGGAAGG from Neodiprion lecontei isolate iyNeoLeco1 chromosome 1, iyNeoLeco1.1, whole genome shotgun sequence includes these protein-coding regions:
- the LOC107218512 gene encoding potassium voltage-gated channel protein Shaw-like, which encodes MDAVNRVVLNVGGIRHETYKTTLKKIPATRLSRLTEALANYDPILNEYFFDRHPGVFAQVLNYYRTGKLHYPTDVCGPLFEEELEFWGLDSNQVEPCCWSTYSIHRDTQATLAILDKLDIDTDRPSEEEVARLFGYEEAYYSGRLTKWQCLRPRIWAIFDEPYSSPLAKGIACASILFICLSIITFCLKTHENMRVSRDTTRTDNHRDPTEPHWAFFYLELACNGWFTVELVLRCLVSPSLKQFAMSPVNLIDLAATLSFYTEFMIDQVQFLEAFSVVRVLRLFKLTRHSPGLRILIHTFKASARELVLLVFFLLLGIVLFASLVYYAERFQHNPGNNFESIPEGLWWALVTMTTVGYGDMAPKTFPGKFVGALCALAGVLTIALPVPVIVSNFSMFYSHTQARSKLPKQRRRVLPAEAPRRNRHHKPHQNTTIQNQDFVNTLPRFTAPLMPRPATIGIDTFLQLQPQILANLAEIRPRATTMPSEQKEFTAIQITNNNSKDCSPEELNLEKGKTAETVETSDIEPQKSASHSSAIRSDACDPTLSL